One region of Termitidicoccus mucosus genomic DNA includes:
- a CDS encoding beta-glucosidase family protein, which translates to MKAHSLASLLFVLLFEPLACSAETPARADPAGTSEGLEAARLLKQPSEPGMAETQARRLVALMTPEERFDMVSGGNSFGISGVPRLGIPAINFADASAGIRIIKDTPTEIYKQTTAFPATILLASTWDRDLAAAYAKAIGEEMRAGNIHVLLGPGANIYRVALNGRNFEYMGEDPFLSSRMIENYVRGLQSMGVAATLKHFIGNETELFRKTSNSIIDERALNEIYLPAFKAGIDAGAWAVMTSYNQIDGEWAGQSAGVINGLLRGKLGFQWLCMTDWVSTWDGKKLAASGQDLEKPSGFALKRDRDALLGTPEIDRMAVRILKTCIAAGLFAANFQRPELMDNWAGREAVARRVNECGIILLQNNGILPIAPDCAKGGTILVVGTNASRKEMSGRGSGHVKGFNNKSYAEAVAETFEGDVVVERYPSDSQIRAASLILYFPGYPLEGVPAESESLDRPFWMPDDKLLERCARLNPRTVVCVTAGAGVEMDWAPQAAAIVQAYYGGQTGAAALMDILTGKVNPSGKLPFTIEKRFEDSPGFGYDRRPFEISKTWPIAYFDKTKLNGIMVNREKTEASVYNIHYKEGVFVGYRWYDEKRIEPRFPFGHGLSYTTFQYDDLVVEKTDGDRVRVSFRLTNTGKREGAEIAQLYVGDVRAGVQRSTHELKGFQRVALKPGESQTVNLELGRDAFSFWDVTTHAWRVEPGEFEISVGASSRALPLKKQIKL; encoded by the coding sequence ATGAAAGCACACTCCTTGGCCTCTCTTCTTTTTGTATTATTGTTTGAGCCGCTGGCATGTTCTGCGGAAACACCCGCCCGGGCCGATCCCGCGGGGACGAGCGAGGGCTTGGAGGCGGCCCGGTTGCTCAAGCAGCCATCCGAGCCCGGCATGGCCGAGACGCAGGCGCGGCGGCTCGTCGCGCTCATGACCCCGGAGGAGCGTTTCGACATGGTGAGCGGGGGAAACTCCTTCGGCATCAGCGGCGTGCCCCGGCTTGGCATCCCCGCCATCAATTTCGCCGACGCATCCGCCGGCATTCGCATCATCAAGGACACACCCACGGAAATATACAAGCAAACCACCGCGTTTCCCGCCACCATCCTGCTTGCGTCCACTTGGGACCGCGATCTGGCGGCCGCCTACGCGAAGGCCATCGGCGAGGAGATGCGCGCGGGCAACATCCACGTGCTCCTGGGCCCCGGCGCCAACATTTACCGCGTTGCCCTGAACGGGCGCAATTTTGAATACATGGGCGAGGATCCGTTTCTTTCCTCGCGCATGATCGAAAACTATGTGCGCGGCCTGCAATCCATGGGCGTCGCGGCCACGCTGAAACATTTTATTGGAAACGAGACGGAGTTGTTTCGCAAAACCTCCAACTCAATCATCGACGAGCGCGCGCTGAACGAAATCTATCTGCCCGCGTTCAAGGCCGGCATCGACGCCGGCGCATGGGCGGTGATGACTTCCTACAACCAGATCGACGGGGAGTGGGCCGGCCAGAGCGCAGGCGTGATCAACGGATTGCTGCGCGGCAAACTCGGCTTCCAGTGGCTGTGCATGACCGACTGGGTTTCCACGTGGGACGGGAAAAAGCTGGCCGCTTCGGGACAGGATCTGGAGAAACCGTCCGGCTTTGCGCTAAAGCGTGACCGTGACGCGCTGCTCGGCACACCGGAGATAGATCGCATGGCGGTGCGTATATTAAAAACCTGCATCGCCGCCGGGCTGTTTGCCGCGAATTTTCAGCGGCCCGAACTGATGGACAATTGGGCTGGTCGCGAGGCGGTCGCGCGCCGCGTCAACGAATGCGGCATCATCCTGCTCCAGAACAACGGCATCCTGCCGATCGCGCCCGATTGCGCGAAGGGTGGCACCATCCTTGTCGTGGGCACGAACGCCTCGCGCAAGGAAATGTCGGGGCGCGGATCCGGCCACGTGAAGGGCTTTAATAACAAAAGCTACGCGGAGGCCGTGGCTGAGACATTCGAGGGTGATGTCGTTGTGGAGCGATATCCGAGCGACTCGCAAATTCGCGCGGCGTCGTTGATATTATATTTTCCCGGCTACCCGCTCGAAGGAGTGCCCGCCGAGTCCGAGTCACTCGACCGCCCCTTCTGGATGCCTGACGACAAATTGCTCGAAAGATGCGCTCGTCTGAATCCCCGCACCGTCGTTTGCGTCACCGCCGGAGCCGGCGTGGAGATGGACTGGGCTCCGCAGGCGGCGGCGATCGTGCAGGCTTATTACGGCGGCCAGACCGGGGCGGCGGCGTTGATGGATATTCTCACGGGCAAGGTGAACCCGTCTGGAAAACTTCCCTTCACCATCGAAAAGCGTTTCGAGGATTCACCCGGTTTCGGATATGACCGGCGCCCGTTTGAAATCAGCAAGACCTGGCCGATCGCTTATTTCGACAAGACAAAACTGAACGGAATCATGGTGAACAGGGAAAAAACAGAGGCGTCTGTTTATAATATACATTACAAGGAGGGCGTTTTTGTCGGTTATCGCTGGTATGATGAAAAACGCATCGAGCCGCGCTTTCCCTTCGGGCATGGGTTATCCTATACAACATTTCAATATGACGATCTTGTGGTGGAAAAAACCGATGGTGACCGGGTGCGGGTGAGTTTTCGGCTCACCAACACAGGCAAGCGAGAGGGTGCTGAGATCGCGCAGCTTTATGTGGGAGACGTGCGTGCTGGCGTGCAGCGCTCGACGCATGAATTGAAGGGTTTCCAGCGGGTTGCGCTCAAACCGGGCGAATCCCAGACCGTCAACCTGGAGCTCGGACGCGACGCCTTCAGCTTTTGGGATGTGACAACACACGCCTGGCGTGTCGAGCCCGGCGAATTTGAAATCAGCGTGGGCGCGTCCTCGCGCGCGCTGCCACTCAAAAAACAGATCAAATTATAA
- a CDS encoding sugar-binding domain-containing protein, producing MKTFPLIAIAASFAAHMIPSLEAVSAADRPVWADPSRQHEGLEPAAAQMTRFADAATARTLDRARSPFYRSLNGDWKFHWVPHPGEAGRPREFWRTDFDDRDWKTIPVPSCVEIEGHGIPIYTNTVYPWREVKPPEITGDYNPVSSYRRTFAVPAEWRADDREVFITFEGVSSFFTVWLNGKKLGFNKDSRTPATFRLTPHLRDGGAENLLAVEVFRWNDGSYLEDQDCWRLSGIFRDVWLWSAPGVHLRDFKVTTTLDAAHRDATLALTGELKTSPRNPAPSPFRRAPRPDGRELARLAAGVPCRA from the coding sequence ATGAAAACATTCCCCCTTATCGCGATCGCGGCCTCCTTCGCCGCGCACATGATCCCGTCCTTGGAGGCCGTCTCCGCGGCCGACCGGCCCGTCTGGGCCGATCCTTCGCGGCAGCACGAGGGGCTGGAGCCGGCTGCGGCGCAGATGACGCGCTTCGCCGACGCGGCCACCGCGCGCACCCTCGACCGCGCGCGCTCGCCGTTTTACCGTTCGCTCAACGGCGACTGGAAGTTCCACTGGGTCCCGCATCCCGGCGAGGCCGGGCGCCCGCGCGAGTTCTGGCGGACCGACTTCGACGACCGCGACTGGAAGACCATCCCCGTGCCCTCCTGCGTCGAGATCGAGGGCCACGGCATCCCCATTTACACCAACACCGTTTACCCGTGGCGCGAGGTGAAGCCGCCCGAGATCACCGGCGACTACAACCCCGTTTCCAGCTACCGGCGCACGTTCGCCGTGCCCGCGGAGTGGCGCGCGGACGACCGCGAGGTGTTCATCACCTTCGAGGGCGTCAGCTCGTTTTTCACCGTCTGGCTCAACGGCAAAAAACTCGGTTTCAACAAGGACAGCCGCACGCCCGCGACCTTCCGCCTCACCCCGCACCTGCGCGACGGCGGCGCCGAGAACCTCCTCGCCGTCGAGGTGTTCCGCTGGAACGACGGCTCCTATCTTGAGGACCAGGACTGCTGGCGGCTCAGCGGCATCTTCCGCGACGTCTGGCTGTGGAGCGCGCCCGGCGTGCACCTGCGCGACTTCAAGGTCACCACCACGCTCGATGCGGCGCACCGCGACGCCACCCTCGCGCTCACCGGCGAGTTGAAAACTTCACCGCGCAACCCCGCGCCGTCGCCCTTCCGCCGTGCTCCTCGCCCCGACGGCCGCGAACTCGCGCGCCTCGCCGCTGGTGTTCCCTGTAGGGCCTGA